One Thermus antranikianii DSM 12462 DNA window includes the following coding sequences:
- a CDS encoding TRAP transporter large permease yields the protein MLISFLVFLTLLLLGMPVVFAIGIGGLVYFLTQPELQLTMPVQLALAETQNFSLLAIPTFILASNLMNELGVTRRLLRVAYALTSFVRGGLAHASIILGFLMGGVSGSAIADATMQARLLGPEMVRKGFSKGFIAALQGFAGLLAVAIPPSIGLILYGSIGQVSIGQLFAGGIGLGVLMALIFLFTVTILSSKLPAKEGSFDGAQILYALRDGFWAVLFPLLLLVTLRLGVFVPSEVGSAAVVYALLVGVVYRELSLERIGRALSNSVRDVGMVSFLIAMAGVLGYGMKWEMIPQQVSRFLVGVIEDPQVALILILVSLLLLGTILDSTVMIIMLTPILVPAAKALGIDLVYFGVLMVMACAIGLLTPPVGLSMYSVCSIMGCGIQEYVREGWPLFVAALTTLIIALLFPQVVLFLPEVLFRR from the coding sequence TTGCTAATAAGCTTTTTGGTATTCCTGACGCTGCTCCTCTTGGGAATGCCCGTGGTTTTCGCTATAGGGATTGGGGGCCTAGTCTACTTCCTTACGCAGCCCGAACTTCAGCTGACTATGCCGGTGCAACTTGCACTGGCAGAAACCCAGAATTTTTCCCTGCTAGCCATTCCCACCTTCATCTTAGCTAGCAATCTCATGAACGAATTGGGTGTTACGCGGCGACTCCTGAGGGTTGCCTATGCCTTGACTAGCTTTGTGCGGGGTGGGTTGGCTCACGCAAGTATAATCCTTGGCTTCCTTATGGGCGGGGTTTCGGGGTCGGCTATAGCAGACGCCACCATGCAGGCCAGGCTTTTGGGGCCTGAGATGGTGCGTAAAGGTTTTTCCAAGGGTTTTATTGCAGCACTTCAAGGTTTTGCCGGCCTGTTGGCTGTAGCCATTCCTCCTAGCATTGGTCTAATTCTCTACGGAAGTATCGGCCAGGTGTCGATTGGCCAGCTTTTCGCCGGAGGAATTGGGCTAGGAGTGCTTATGGCTCTGATTTTCTTGTTCACGGTGACGATTTTGAGTTCGAAACTCCCAGCCAAAGAGGGTTCCTTTGATGGGGCCCAGATTTTGTATGCCCTTAGGGATGGTTTCTGGGCTGTACTATTTCCCCTGCTCCTCTTGGTCACCCTTCGCCTGGGTGTCTTTGTACCTTCCGAGGTGGGGTCTGCTGCGGTTGTATACGCTCTCCTCGTTGGCGTGGTTTATAGGGAGCTTTCCCTAGAGCGGATAGGTAGGGCTCTCTCCAACTCTGTCCGCGACGTGGGTATGGTTTCGTTCCTTATAGCCATGGCTGGGGTATTGGGGTACGGAATGAAGTGGGAGATGATTCCCCAGCAGGTTTCCAGATTTCTTGTCGGGGTAATAGAGGATCCTCAAGTTGCGTTGATTCTCATCCTAGTATCCCTTCTTTTGCTGGGAACGATTTTGGATTCGACGGTTATGATCATAATGCTTACCCCCATATTGGTGCCGGCCGCCAAGGCCCTTGGTATTGACCTGGTGTATTTTGGGGTGCTTATGGTCATGGCGTGCGCCATAGGCTTACTCACGCCACCCGTGGGGCTTTCCATGTACTCTGTCTGCTCAATTATGGGGTGTGGTATTCAGGAGTATGTTCGGGAGGGGTGGCCGTTGTTTGTGGCAGCCTTGACGACCCTGATTATCGCCCTTTTATTCCCCCAGGTAGTTCTCTTTTTGCCAGAAGTTCTTTTCAGGAGGTGA
- a CDS encoding ABC transporter permease — protein MAYGGFFVLLFLGLALFYPLSRILALGVGEGFARALANPYYWERYLWSLEYGLLSALFTLSLALPLAFLFRRRFPLRGVFLALSTLPFVLPTPVVALGFLALLGPRGLLGVDLYGTRAILLLAAIFYNLGLALRILLPVALNLEGPLQAARVLGASSPRAFLRVGLPLLLPALGSAGLLVFIYAFSAFGVPLLLGGPRYATLEVEVYTLLAYRLAFPEASALMFLEILTLGLAVALYLRLRPYPLSPGGLLPPPPWAYTLGLGVLFLLLFAPLWGLFLRLDLGALASAWASEDFTPLSMALGNSLRFTLLALALALPLGIAYAATARRSPLMDLLGLFPLMVSPVAVGLGYLLAYPDLRGSLLLLLAAYALLAYPLLARALLPALRSLSPSLLEAARVLGATPLRAFLRVEVPLVFPALQSGLALALAAILGEFGATLVLWRPEWTTLTLAIYERLGRPGEAPFREALAIAALLALLSGLAFYLLDRGRGRVG, from the coding sequence ATGGCCTACGGAGGCTTTTTCGTCCTCCTCTTCCTGGGCCTGGCCCTCTTCTACCCCCTTTCCCGCATCCTGGCCCTGGGGGTAGGGGAGGGGTTTGCCCGGGCCCTGGCGAACCCCTACTACTGGGAGCGCTACCTCTGGAGCCTGGAGTATGGGCTTCTTTCCGCCCTCTTCACCTTGTCCCTGGCCCTGCCCCTGGCCTTCCTCTTCCGCCGTCGCTTTCCCCTTAGGGGGGTTTTCCTGGCTCTTTCCACCTTGCCCTTTGTCCTGCCCACCCCGGTGGTGGCCCTAGGGTTTTTAGCCCTCCTGGGCCCCAGGGGACTTTTGGGGGTGGACCTTTACGGCACCAGGGCCATCCTCCTCCTGGCCGCCATCTTTTACAACCTAGGCCTCGCCCTCAGGATCCTCCTGCCGGTGGCCTTGAACCTGGAGGGCCCCTTGCAGGCGGCCCGGGTCCTGGGGGCCTCGAGCCCCAGGGCTTTTCTAAGGGTAGGGCTTCCCCTCCTCCTCCCCGCCTTGGGTTCTGCGGGGCTTTTGGTGTTCATCTACGCCTTTTCCGCCTTCGGGGTCCCTCTCCTCCTGGGGGGGCCCCGGTACGCCACCCTCGAGGTGGAGGTCTACACCCTCTTGGCCTACCGCCTGGCCTTCCCCGAGGCCAGCGCCCTCATGTTTTTGGAGATCCTCACCCTGGGCCTCGCCGTGGCCCTCTACCTGCGCCTCCGGCCCTACCCCCTGTCCCCCGGAGGGCTTCTTCCCCCTCCTCCTTGGGCGTATACCCTGGGCCTAGGTGTCCTCTTTCTCCTCCTTTTTGCCCCCTTGTGGGGGCTGTTTCTGCGCCTGGACCTAGGGGCCTTGGCCTCCGCCTGGGCCTCGGAGGACTTCACCCCCCTTTCCATGGCCTTGGGGAATAGCCTCCGCTTCACCCTCTTGGCCCTGGCCCTGGCGCTTCCTTTGGGAATAGCTTATGCCGCAACGGCCCGCCGGAGCCCCCTCATGGACCTCTTGGGGCTTTTCCCCCTCATGGTGAGCCCGGTGGCCGTGGGCCTCGGCTACCTTTTGGCTTACCCGGACCTCCGGGGCTCCTTGCTCCTTTTGCTTGCCGCCTATGCCCTTTTGGCCTACCCCCTCCTTGCCCGGGCCCTCCTGCCTGCCTTGAGAAGCCTTTCCCCAAGCCTCCTCGAGGCGGCCCGGGTCCTGGGGGCCACACCCCTTCGGGCGTTTTTGCGGGTGGAGGTCCCCTTGGTCTTTCCCGCCCTGCAATCCGGGCTGGCCCTGGCCTTGGCGGCCATTTTGGGGGAGTTTGGGGCCACCCTGGTGCTTTGGCGGCCCGAGTGGACCACCCTGACCCTGGCCATCTACGAGCGCCTGGGCCGGCCCGGGGAGGCCCCCTTCCGAGAGGCCTTGGCCATAGCCGCCCTTCTGGCCCTTCTCTCGGGGCTTGCCTTCTATCTCCTGGACCGGGGAAGGGGACGGGTGGGTTAG
- a CDS encoding C4-dicarboxylate TRAP transporter substrate-binding protein has product MRKRLLVLLTLVLGVGVGLGQTYTLRFNHVLGPNHPYHAGFQTWAERVAQRTNGDLRILVFHSSQLGIEEDIIEQLRQGVPLGQNTDGARLGNYVRELGVFNGPYFVDDYAAVERLATLPTVQGWIERLAQRYGIRVVCFNWVQGYRHFMTNRPVRRPEDLRGLRIRTPPAPVWQESVRALGATPIALPFGEIYSALQQRAIDGVELVYANIPDMSLWEVLRYVNETKHFLLINFQVVGEAWYQRLPANYRQILREECVRAGRETSQRISREEGQIRELAKQRGMTIVTDVDLSAFRKAAEVAYQRLGLKTIRDALYQALKR; this is encoded by the coding sequence ATGAGGAAGCGGCTCTTGGTTCTTTTAACCCTGGTCCTCGGGGTGGGAGTGGGCCTAGGCCAGACGTATACCCTGCGGTTTAATCACGTATTGGGACCAAACCACCCCTACCATGCCGGGTTCCAGACCTGGGCAGAGCGGGTGGCCCAAAGAACCAATGGGGATCTGAGGATTCTGGTTTTTCATAGCAGCCAGCTTGGTATAGAAGAAGATATCATAGAGCAGTTGCGTCAAGGTGTTCCCTTAGGGCAGAACACGGACGGGGCGCGCTTGGGTAACTATGTGCGGGAACTGGGTGTTTTCAACGGCCCCTATTTTGTGGATGATTACGCTGCTGTGGAACGGCTAGCGACCCTTCCCACAGTCCAAGGTTGGATTGAGAGGTTAGCCCAGCGGTACGGTATTCGTGTGGTTTGTTTCAACTGGGTACAGGGATATCGTCATTTCATGACCAACCGTCCCGTGCGTCGACCCGAGGATTTAAGAGGGCTTAGGATTCGTACTCCACCGGCCCCCGTGTGGCAGGAATCGGTCCGGGCTTTGGGTGCGACCCCCATTGCCCTGCCGTTCGGAGAAATCTACTCTGCCCTTCAGCAGAGGGCCATCGATGGGGTGGAATTGGTTTACGCCAACATACCGGACATGAGCCTATGGGAAGTCCTTCGGTATGTTAATGAGACCAAGCATTTCCTTCTCATCAACTTCCAGGTGGTTGGCGAAGCTTGGTACCAGCGTCTTCCTGCCAACTATCGTCAAATCCTTCGGGAGGAATGTGTACGGGCGGGGAGGGAGACTTCTCAGCGCATTTCCCGCGAAGAGGGACAGATCAGGGAGCTTGCTAAGCAGAGGGGTATGACCATCGTCACGGATGTTGACTTGAGTGCTTTCCGCAAGGCGGCTGAGGTGGCTTACCAGCGCTTGGGGCTTAAAACCATACGGGATGCTCTTTATCAGGCGTTGAAACGGTGA
- a CDS encoding Ldh family oxidoreductase, translated as MITLPAEELRRFAEGVLRAAGADEVSARSTSQVLLDADLKGIHSHGLVRLPIYVRRLEHGLVNPAPSPRVLDERGAVAVIDGDHGLGPRVGLFAVEKAKELAKREGVGVVGVRRSSHFGAAGYYTEVLAQEGMLGLALTNAEPDVVPFGGKKPALGTNPIAFAAPAPQGIILVDLATSQAAMGKVFMARAKNTRIPLDWGVDEDGFPTDDPHRVKALLPLGGAKGYALALMVEVLAGVLTGAGITQSIGRMYDDWHRPQNVGHLFIAVEPSFFLPKEDFQRRVAWLWDQIKATPPAPGFSEVLIPGEREFRLRGERLIHGVPLEEAVVRSLQELGRRYGMTLEVGHV; from the coding sequence ATGATCACGTTGCCCGCGGAGGAACTTCGACGCTTCGCAGAAGGGGTTCTAAGGGCGGCTGGGGCGGATGAAGTTTCAGCACGTTCCACTTCACAGGTCTTGTTGGATGCGGACCTGAAGGGAATTCATAGTCATGGGTTGGTGCGCCTTCCTATCTATGTGCGCCGGCTTGAGCACGGGTTGGTTAACCCAGCTCCGTCCCCCCGGGTTCTTGATGAGCGTGGAGCTGTTGCCGTTATAGATGGGGATCATGGCTTGGGGCCAAGGGTAGGGTTATTTGCGGTAGAGAAGGCTAAGGAGTTGGCTAAAAGGGAGGGTGTGGGCGTAGTAGGGGTACGGCGAAGTTCCCACTTTGGTGCGGCTGGATACTACACGGAAGTCCTCGCCCAAGAGGGAATGTTGGGTCTAGCGCTGACCAACGCGGAACCAGATGTTGTGCCGTTCGGCGGAAAGAAGCCAGCGCTGGGAACTAACCCAATAGCCTTTGCCGCTCCTGCCCCGCAGGGAATCATCTTGGTAGATCTGGCCACTTCGCAAGCTGCTATGGGTAAGGTTTTCATGGCCCGGGCAAAGAACACCAGGATTCCCTTGGATTGGGGAGTAGACGAAGACGGCTTTCCTACGGATGATCCTCATAGGGTTAAGGCGTTACTGCCCCTAGGGGGAGCTAAGGGGTATGCCCTTGCTTTGATGGTAGAAGTGCTTGCGGGGGTGCTCACAGGGGCTGGGATTACGCAGTCCATAGGCCGAATGTACGACGACTGGCATCGCCCCCAAAATGTAGGTCACTTGTTCATAGCGGTAGAGCCCAGCTTCTTTTTGCCCAAAGAGGACTTTCAGAGGCGGGTAGCATGGTTGTGGGATCAGATTAAAGCCACGCCGCCTGCGCCAGGTTTTTCCGAAGTCCTTATACCTGGGGAGCGAGAATTTCGCCTTAGGGGTGAGCGCCTTATTCACGGTGTGCCCCTCGAGGAGGCCGTTGTCCGCTCCTTACAAGAGTTAGGTCGGCGCTACGGGATGACCTTGGAGGTGGGCCATGTCTGA
- a CDS encoding SDR family oxidoreductase — MKLKGKKALVIAAGQGIGRAIAIAFRDEGAEVLGATLHPEKLQGVVPAVHLDATNKRAVFELINSLERLDILVNAQGIVPVGGIMEATDEDWDQAFLLNAKSIFWSMQAALPKLAAQGGGAVINIASVAAFKMVPNRFIYTATKAAVVAMTKAAALEFAPAGVRVNAICPGTVDTPSLRERAGGEEGLRAFAERQALKRLGRPEEIAALAVYLASDEGSFATGSVFVVDGGMSL; from the coding sequence ATGAAGCTAAAGGGGAAAAAAGCCCTAGTTATAGCTGCGGGGCAGGGAATCGGGAGGGCTATAGCCATTGCTTTCCGCGACGAGGGGGCCGAAGTGCTCGGAGCCACCTTGCACCCAGAGAAGCTTCAGGGCGTGGTCCCTGCAGTGCACTTAGATGCCACGAACAAGCGGGCGGTGTTTGAGCTTATAAATAGCCTGGAGAGGTTGGATATTTTGGTCAACGCTCAAGGTATTGTGCCCGTAGGGGGTATTATGGAGGCCACGGATGAAGATTGGGACCAAGCTTTCTTATTGAACGCGAAGAGCATTTTTTGGTCGATGCAGGCGGCTCTGCCTAAGTTGGCAGCTCAGGGGGGTGGCGCCGTGATCAATATCGCCTCGGTAGCTGCCTTTAAAATGGTTCCCAACCGCTTTATTTACACCGCCACCAAAGCAGCCGTTGTGGCTATGACCAAGGCAGCGGCTTTGGAGTTTGCTCCAGCGGGAGTACGGGTCAATGCGATTTGCCCGGGTACGGTGGACACCCCTTCTCTACGGGAGCGGGCGGGGGGTGAGGAGGGCCTGAGGGCGTTTGCCGAGCGTCAAGCTTTGAAGCGCTTGGGCCGTCCGGAAGAGATTGCAGCTTTGGCAGTTTACTTGGCTTCTGATGAGGGCTCTTTTGCCACGGGGAGCGTGTTTGTGGTCGATGGGGGCATGAGCCTATGA
- a CDS encoding TRAP transporter small permease, with amino-acid sequence MRGWWSSLQGVEDVLAKICLLLSALIVFAGGVGRFVGHPLDWSMDFATFCFAWATFLGADLAFKENRHVAVEILLGRLPEAYQRYVRTLIWGLIVLFLCVLIVYSALAAYQVRFRSFQGIQGFSYSWVMLSVAVGSLLMMLTALRRLREAGRGE; translated from the coding sequence ATGAGGGGCTGGTGGTCTTCTCTCCAAGGAGTGGAGGATGTTCTAGCGAAGATCTGCTTGCTCCTTTCCGCTTTGATTGTGTTTGCAGGAGGGGTAGGGCGCTTTGTCGGGCATCCGTTGGACTGGTCCATGGACTTTGCTACGTTTTGTTTTGCTTGGGCCACGTTTTTAGGAGCGGACCTAGCCTTTAAGGAGAATCGGCATGTCGCGGTGGAGATCCTGCTTGGTCGACTTCCCGAAGCGTATCAACGCTATGTTCGCACCTTGATATGGGGCCTCATTGTCCTTTTCCTCTGCGTGCTGATTGTCTACAGTGCCTTGGCTGCCTATCAGGTGCGCTTCCGTAGCTTTCAGGGGATCCAGGGTTTTAGCTATTCGTGGGTAATGCTAAGCGTGGCTGTAGGGAGCTTGCTCATGATGTTGACTGCTTTAAGGAGGCTACGTGAAGCGGGTAGAGGAGAATGA
- a CDS encoding bifunctional 4-hydroxy-2-oxoglutarate aldolase/2-dehydro-3-deoxy-phosphogluconate aldolase, translating into MEHLMDVLSKSRLLPILTIQKREEVENLSKLADVLAKEGLPILEITLRTPFGLEALDYLRDRGLYVGAGTIRTLEHAKEAVARGASFLVSPAYSNDIALFAREHNIPYLPGVLTPQEVELALSRGLSILKFFPAEPFQGSKVLAMYAEVMPEARFLPTGGINEKNLAAYCSLPNVIACGGSWLLKGSYETICQNIRKAKAIVNSLAHG; encoded by the coding sequence ATGGAACACCTCATGGACGTGCTCTCCAAAAGCAGGCTTCTACCAATCCTAACCATACAAAAGCGAGAGGAAGTAGAGAATCTTTCGAAATTAGCAGATGTGCTAGCAAAAGAGGGCCTCCCCATACTAGAGATCACCCTACGGACCCCCTTTGGCCTAGAAGCCCTGGACTACCTAAGGGATAGGGGACTCTATGTGGGCGCAGGAACAATACGCACCCTCGAACACGCCAAGGAAGCTGTGGCTAGGGGAGCGTCGTTCCTCGTTTCCCCCGCCTATAGCAACGATATAGCCCTCTTTGCACGCGAGCACAACATACCCTATCTGCCTGGCGTCCTTACTCCCCAGGAAGTGGAACTGGCGCTGAGTCGCGGGCTATCGATCCTAAAATTCTTCCCAGCTGAGCCCTTTCAGGGAAGTAAGGTACTGGCAATGTATGCAGAAGTCATGCCTGAGGCTCGCTTTCTACCCACAGGGGGCATAAACGAAAAAAACCTCGCAGCCTATTGCTCTCTACCCAACGTCATAGCTTGCGGCGGTAGTTGGCTGCTAAAAGGAAGCTACGAAACCATTTGTCAAAACATTCGCAAAGCCAAAGCCATCGTCAACTCCCTAGCTCACGGCTGA
- a CDS encoding alpha/beta fold hydrolase, with the protein MREEIGYIPVGEAELYVEDVGDEHAPALLVLHGGPGGNAYALREGLQDYLENFRVIYFDQRGSGRSLELPQDPRLFTIDALVEDTVALAEALGLEQFHLLAHGFGALVALELLRRYPEVLGAVLLSPWVSFPWLSARLAEAAGLEPLADPEANLRAALEKAEPKFLFDRLMFPTPHGRLEYEWVVEGSGILGPDTPALAFWKNGLWRLDYTPYLSPSRKPVALVVGEKDGTSYPYAEEVAERLKAPIRVISGAGHYPWIDQPEAFGEAFRESLEGLLAPRRV; encoded by the coding sequence ATGCGGGAAGAAATCGGCTACATCCCCGTAGGGGAGGCGGAGCTTTACGTGGAGGACGTGGGGGACGAGCATGCCCCGGCCCTCCTGGTCCTTCACGGAGGGCCTGGGGGGAACGCCTACGCCTTGAGGGAAGGGCTTCAGGACTACCTGGAGAATTTCCGGGTCATCTACTTCGACCAGCGGGGTTCTGGCCGGAGCCTGGAGCTTCCCCAGGACCCCAGGCTTTTCACCATAGATGCCCTGGTGGAGGATACCGTGGCCCTGGCCGAGGCCTTGGGGCTGGAGCAGTTTCATCTTCTGGCCCACGGCTTCGGAGCCCTGGTGGCCTTGGAGCTCCTCCGCCGCTACCCGGAGGTCCTGGGGGCGGTGCTCCTTTCCCCCTGGGTGAGCTTCCCCTGGCTTTCCGCAAGGCTTGCGGAGGCGGCGGGACTTGAGCCTTTGGCCGATCCCGAGGCGAACCTGAGGGCGGCCTTGGAGAAGGCGGAGCCCAAGTTCCTCTTCGACCGCCTCATGTTTCCCACCCCCCATGGCCGCCTGGAGTACGAGTGGGTGGTGGAGGGTTCGGGCATCCTGGGGCCGGATACCCCGGCCTTGGCCTTTTGGAAAAACGGTCTCTGGCGGCTAGACTACACTCCGTACCTCTCCCCAAGCCGCAAGCCGGTGGCCCTGGTGGTGGGGGAGAAGGACGGTACCAGCTACCCCTATGCCGAGGAGGTGGCGGAGCGCCTCAAAGCCCCTATCCGGGTGATATCTGGGGCTGGGCACTACCCCTGGATCGACCAGCCCGAGGCTTTTGGCGAGGCCTTCCGGGAGAGCCTCGAGGGCCTGCTGGCTCCCCGGAGGGTGTGA
- a CDS encoding thiamine ABC transporter substrate-binding protein produces MLRIFALLVLLAFGFAQEVTVLTHSSFSLDKGLIARFERETGLKLRFLKGGDAGETLNRAILTKGAPIADVIYGFDNTFLSRALEADILLPYRSPEIRNLKATLLLDPTFRALPVDYGWVSLNYDRAYFKDRPLPKAPADLTRPEYARLLVVQNPATSSPGLAFLMATVARFGEDGYLDFWAKLRDGGVRVTKGWSEAYYTHFTLYKGDRPLVVSYTTSPAAEVYYSEGKYREPPTGNLFPELAFFQVEFVGILKGTKNLEGARKVVDWLLSKPVQENLPTEMWMYPARRDARLPEVFRFAPEPLGSVRMDPRAMAQNRERWIEEWTKVVLQGQSPEAVRQGRR; encoded by the coding sequence ATGTTAAGGATTTTTGCCCTGCTGGTTCTTCTGGCCTTCGGCTTCGCCCAGGAGGTCACCGTCCTCACCCACAGCAGCTTTTCCCTGGATAAGGGTCTTATCGCCCGGTTTGAGCGGGAAACCGGCCTGAAGCTCCGCTTCCTCAAGGGGGGGGATGCCGGGGAGACCCTAAACCGGGCCATCCTCACCAAGGGAGCCCCCATCGCCGACGTGATCTATGGCTTTGACAACACCTTCCTCTCCCGGGCCCTCGAGGCGGACATCCTCTTGCCCTACCGTAGCCCCGAGATCCGGAACCTGAAGGCTACCTTGCTTCTGGACCCTACCTTCCGCGCCCTTCCCGTGGACTACGGTTGGGTGAGCCTGAACTACGACCGGGCCTACTTCAAGGACCGTCCCTTGCCCAAGGCTCCCGCCGACCTCACCCGGCCTGAGTACGCCAGGCTTCTGGTGGTGCAAAACCCCGCCACCAGCTCCCCGGGTCTGGCCTTCCTCATGGCCACGGTGGCCCGCTTCGGCGAGGATGGCTACCTGGACTTCTGGGCCAAGCTCAGGGACGGAGGGGTGCGGGTGACCAAGGGGTGGAGCGAGGCCTACTACACCCACTTCACCCTTTACAAGGGGGATAGGCCCCTGGTGGTCTCCTACACCACCAGCCCCGCCGCCGAGGTCTACTATTCCGAGGGGAAGTACCGGGAGCCGCCCACGGGGAACCTGTTCCCCGAGCTGGCCTTCTTCCAGGTGGAATTCGTGGGGATCCTGAAGGGGACCAAGAACCTGGAGGGGGCCAGGAAGGTGGTGGACTGGCTCCTTTCCAAGCCGGTCCAGGAGAACCTTCCCACGGAGATGTGGATGTACCCGGCCCGCCGGGATGCCAGGCTCCCTGAGGTCTTCCGCTTCGCGCCTGAGCCCCTTGGGAGCGTGCGTATGGACCCCAGGGCCATGGCCCAAAACCGGGAGCGCTGGATCGAGGAGTGGACCAAGGTGGTCCTCCAGGGGCAAAGCCCCGAAGCGGTGCGCCAGGGCAGGCGGTAG
- a CDS encoding fuculose-1-phosphate aldolase, protein MLARIYTAFRQVGEDLFHQRLISATAGNFSVRTKEGFLITKSGAQKARLTPEDLVEVPLEGPFPEGASVESVIHREVYRATPARAIVHAHPRVAVALSLHLDRIVPLDLEGQYYLKEVPVLAPKTTSATLEAALAVAEGLKGHRACLLRGHGAFAIGLKERPEEALLEAYSLLTTLEESAEILLYHRLWGKG, encoded by the coding sequence ATGCTGGCGCGGATCTACACCGCCTTTCGCCAGGTGGGGGAGGATCTCTTCCACCAAAGGCTCATCTCCGCCACCGCGGGCAACTTTTCCGTGCGCACCAAGGAGGGCTTCCTCATCACCAAAAGTGGGGCGCAGAAGGCCCGCCTCACCCCGGAGGACCTGGTGGAGGTGCCCCTCGAGGGCCCCTTTCCGGAAGGGGCCAGCGTGGAGAGCGTGATCCACCGGGAGGTGTACCGGGCGACCCCGGCCCGGGCCATCGTCCACGCCCATCCCCGGGTGGCGGTGGCCCTTTCCTTGCATTTGGACCGGATTGTTCCCCTGGACCTCGAGGGCCAGTACTACCTGAAGGAGGTTCCCGTGCTTGCCCCCAAGACCACAAGCGCCACCCTGGAGGCTGCTCTGGCCGTGGCGGAGGGCCTTAAGGGGCACCGGGCCTGCCTTTTAAGGGGCCACGGGGCCTTTGCCATAGGGCTTAAGGAGAGGCCGGAGGAAGCCCTTCTGGAGGCCTATAGCCTCCTCACCACCTTGGAGGAGAGCGCGGAGATCCTCTTGTACCACCGCCTTTGGGGGAAGGGATGA
- a CDS encoding IclR family transcriptional regulator — protein sequence MKKAALGANPTLRTSGTQTLLRGLLLLEKVGEGVRDLPTLASSLGLSRSTTYRILSALVRAGYLVHEPKIGYRLGPQLIRLGFKAYGQLQLPILARPHLERLRDATNETVHLAIREGAEVIYIDKVPGRRELQLASQIGSRFPAQSTALGKAILAWLPEEEARRAFVPGLKRTERTIAEWELFLDELKRTRQRGYALDMEENETGVRCVAAPIFNGRGEPVAAVSVSTASIYLDDTRVPEVAHMVQQVAQAISRELGS from the coding sequence GTGAAGAAGGCGGCCTTGGGGGCAAACCCAACCCTTCGGACTAGCGGAACCCAAACCCTACTCCGAGGCTTGTTGTTGTTGGAGAAGGTGGGTGAGGGAGTGCGTGACTTACCCACTTTGGCAAGCTCTCTTGGGCTTAGCCGCAGCACCACCTACCGTATACTCTCGGCCTTGGTGCGGGCAGGTTACTTGGTGCACGAACCCAAGATTGGCTACCGCTTGGGGCCCCAGCTCATCCGCTTAGGGTTCAAGGCCTATGGCCAGCTGCAGCTTCCGATTTTGGCCCGCCCCCACCTGGAGAGGCTTCGGGATGCCACGAATGAAACGGTTCATTTGGCGATTCGAGAGGGTGCAGAGGTGATTTATATTGATAAAGTTCCCGGGCGCCGGGAGCTCCAGCTAGCCAGCCAGATTGGGTCGCGGTTTCCTGCTCAATCCACGGCCTTGGGAAAGGCTATACTGGCTTGGCTACCTGAGGAGGAGGCTCGTAGGGCTTTTGTGCCTGGGTTGAAGCGCACGGAAAGAACGATTGCTGAATGGGAGTTGTTCCTGGACGAGCTCAAGCGGACCCGGCAGCGGGGATACGCCTTGGATATGGAAGAAAATGAAACGGGGGTGAGGTGTGTGGCAGCGCCCATCTTCAACGGCCGGGGTGAGCCGGTCGCGGCTGTGAGCGTTTCCACGGCCTCCATTTACTTGGACGACACCAGGGTTCCTGAAGTGGCCCACATGGTTCAGCAGGTTGCCCAAGCGATCAGCCGTGAGCTAGGGAGTTGA